Proteins co-encoded in one Christiangramia fulva genomic window:
- a CDS encoding cell division ATP-binding protein FtsE has product MSQPVLELKNAAIYQRESLILSEVDVTVEKGEFVYLIGKTGTGKSSFMKTLYGDLPLTEGEGQIVDYNLRTLKEKDIPYLRRKLGVVFQDFKLLTDRNVKENLLFVLKATGWKDKKAIDHKIDEVLDKVGMKTKGFKFPYQLSGGEQQRVAIARALLNDPELILADEPTGNLDPQTSVEVMEVLQEISRNGNTILMATHDYALLLKYPSKTLKCDGQRVFEVVQKTV; this is encoded by the coding sequence ATGTCTCAACCTGTTCTCGAACTTAAAAATGCAGCGATCTACCAACGGGAAAGCCTCATTCTTTCTGAAGTTGACGTCACCGTGGAAAAAGGTGAATTTGTTTACCTTATCGGAAAAACGGGTACGGGAAAAAGTAGTTTTATGAAAACCCTTTATGGCGACCTGCCTTTAACTGAAGGAGAAGGCCAAATTGTTGATTATAACCTGCGGACTTTAAAGGAAAAAGACATTCCATATTTACGCAGGAAACTCGGTGTGGTTTTCCAGGATTTCAAGCTGCTAACTGACAGGAATGTAAAGGAAAACCTTTTATTTGTGCTGAAGGCTACCGGCTGGAAAGACAAAAAAGCGATAGACCACAAGATCGATGAAGTTCTTGATAAAGTAGGCATGAAAACCAAAGGTTTTAAATTTCCTTACCAACTTTCAGGTGGAGAACAGCAACGGGTGGCAATAGCACGCGCCCTGCTGAATGATCCCGAACTTATCCTGGCCGACGAGCCTACTGGAAATCTTGATCCGCAGACTTCAGTAGAAGTTATGGAAGTGCTCCAGGAAATAAGCCGCAACGGCAATACCATTTTGATGGCCACACATGATTATGCGCTTCTGCTTAAATATCCTTCGAAAACTTTAAAATGTGACGGCCAGCGGGTTTTTGAAGTAGTACAAAAAACGGTTTAA
- the ppgK gene encoding polyphosphate--glucose phosphotransferase: MEILGIDIGGSSLKGAIVNVETGKLVTPRHKILTPEDREPEGMALAVKEMLEHFNYKGIVGCGFPTIVKKGVCKGIGNLSRKWMDVNAEKLFEDVTGEDFTVVNDADAAGLAEVKFGAGRNEDGFILMITVGTGLGSGAYLHGELIPNFELGQIPYKEFVKIEDWAASSIKTSENLNYKDWAYRFNVFLNYVFVILNPDLMIIGGGISNNWDDFSRYIDVDTRVVPAELRNNSGILGAALAAVSR; encoded by the coding sequence ATGGAAATTTTAGGAATAGACATCGGCGGCTCGAGTTTAAAAGGGGCCATAGTAAATGTGGAAACAGGCAAATTAGTGACACCAAGGCACAAAATTCTAACGCCTGAAGACCGGGAACCAGAGGGAATGGCCCTCGCAGTGAAGGAAATGCTCGAACATTTCAATTATAAAGGAATCGTAGGCTGCGGTTTCCCTACGATCGTAAAAAAAGGAGTTTGTAAAGGGATTGGAAATCTAAGCCGAAAATGGATGGATGTCAATGCTGAAAAGCTATTTGAAGATGTAACCGGCGAAGATTTTACGGTCGTGAACGATGCTGATGCTGCCGGACTTGCAGAAGTGAAATTTGGTGCAGGCCGCAATGAAGATGGTTTTATTCTTATGATCACGGTAGGAACCGGTTTGGGAAGTGGCGCATACCTTCACGGCGAACTAATTCCAAACTTTGAACTCGGTCAAATCCCCTATAAAGAATTCGTAAAAATTGAAGACTGGGCGGCTTCTTCCATAAAGACCAGCGAAAACCTTAATTATAAGGACTGGGCTTACCGTTTCAATGTTTTCCTGAATTATGTGTTTGTCATTCTTAATCCGGACCTGATGATTATTGGTGGCGGAATCTCGAACAACTGGGACGATTTTTCCCGATATATAGATGTTGATACCAGGGTCGTTCCTGCCGAATTGCGGAACAACTCAGGAATTCTTGGTGCTGCACTGGCAGCAGTCAGCCGTTAA
- a CDS encoding uroporphyrinogen decarboxylase — MEFLGITLTEWTGYLASFFVMISFFMRNIVTLRYINSVGCLFFVVYGFLLDSWPVIITNVAIVSVNFYYLFINKREPEKETA; from the coding sequence ATGGAATTTCTCGGAATTACTCTTACTGAATGGACTGGTTACCTGGCTTCTTTTTTTGTGATGATCTCTTTCTTTATGCGAAATATCGTGACTCTTCGATATATCAACAGCGTTGGATGTCTTTTCTTTGTGGTTTACGGATTTCTACTCGATTCCTGGCCGGTGATCATTACCAATGTGGCTATCGTAAGCGTGAATTTTTACTATCTTTTCATCAATAAAAGGGAGCCGGAAAAAGAGACCGCTTAA
- the typA gene encoding translational GTPase TypA — MTAIRNIAIIAHVDHGKTTLVDKIMHHCELFRDNESTGDLILDNNDLERERGITITSKNVSVTYKDTKINIIDTPGHADFGGEVERVLNMADGVLLLVDAFEGPMPQTRFVLQKAVDLGLKPCVVINKVDKENCTPEEVHEKVFDLMFELGAEEWQLDFPTVYGSAKQNWMSEDWKEKTDNIEPLLDMVIEHIPAPKVDLVGSPQMLITSLDFSSFTGRIAIGRLQRGTLRENQQISLVKRDGSIKKSKIKELHIFEGLGRRKVEEVQAGDICALVGLEGFDIGDTIADFENPEGLKTIAIDEPTMSMLFTINDSPFFGKDGKYVTSRHIKERLYRELEKNLALRVEETDSADKFMVYGRGVLHLSVLIETMRREGYELQIGQPQVIIKEIDGVKCEPVEELTIDLPEDVSGKAVEMVTMRKGEMLSMEVRGERMNIQFMIPSRGIIGLRNQLLTATAGEAIMAHRFKEYQPLKGGIPQRQNGSLVSMEKGKAIPYSIDKLQDRGKFFVDPGEDIYEGQVIGENSRQDDMVVNITKTKKLSNVRSSGADEKAKIVPAIKFSLEEALEYIQKDEYVEVTPHFLRLRKILLTENERKRSKSI; from the coding sequence ATGACAGCTATCAGAAATATTGCGATCATCGCGCACGTTGACCACGGGAAAACCACGCTGGTCGACAAGATCATGCACCATTGTGAGCTTTTCCGGGATAATGAATCTACGGGGGATCTTATTCTTGACAATAATGACCTGGAACGCGAACGCGGAATTACAATTACCTCTAAAAACGTTTCGGTTACCTATAAAGATACGAAGATCAACATTATCGATACTCCCGGTCACGCCGATTTTGGAGGTGAAGTGGAAAGGGTTTTAAACATGGCCGATGGGGTGCTTCTCCTGGTAGATGCCTTTGAAGGACCCATGCCGCAAACTCGTTTTGTACTTCAGAAAGCGGTTGATCTTGGATTGAAACCCTGCGTTGTGATCAATAAAGTTGATAAAGAAAACTGTACTCCGGAAGAAGTGCATGAAAAAGTCTTCGACCTGATGTTTGAACTTGGCGCTGAAGAGTGGCAGCTGGATTTTCCTACTGTATACGGTTCGGCCAAGCAAAACTGGATGAGTGAAGACTGGAAAGAAAAAACCGATAATATCGAGCCTTTGCTTGATATGGTCATTGAGCATATCCCGGCGCCAAAAGTAGATTTGGTAGGGAGCCCTCAAATGCTCATTACTTCCCTTGACTTCTCTTCGTTTACCGGAAGGATCGCCATTGGCCGTCTTCAAAGGGGAACTTTAAGAGAAAATCAGCAGATATCTCTTGTAAAGCGGGATGGAAGCATTAAAAAATCAAAAATTAAAGAATTACATATTTTCGAAGGTCTGGGCAGAAGAAAAGTGGAAGAAGTTCAGGCGGGCGATATTTGTGCGCTGGTAGGACTTGAAGGCTTCGATATTGGCGATACCATAGCCGATTTTGAAAATCCTGAAGGTTTGAAAACCATTGCTATTGATGAGCCTACCATGAGTATGCTTTTCACCATCAACGATTCTCCTTTCTTCGGAAAAGATGGAAAATATGTTACCTCACGCCATATTAAGGAACGTTTGTACCGGGAACTTGAAAAAAACCTGGCACTTCGTGTGGAAGAAACCGATAGTGCCGATAAATTTATGGTTTATGGCCGGGGAGTTCTTCACCTTTCCGTTTTGATCGAAACCATGAGACGTGAAGGTTACGAATTGCAAATAGGCCAGCCTCAGGTTATTATAAAAGAAATAGACGGAGTGAAATGTGAGCCGGTTGAAGAACTTACTATAGATCTTCCGGAGGATGTTTCAGGAAAAGCCGTAGAAATGGTTACCATGAGAAAAGGGGAGATGCTGAGCATGGAAGTTCGTGGCGAACGTATGAATATTCAGTTTATGATTCCTTCCAGAGGAATTATAGGTTTGAGAAACCAGTTGCTTACCGCTACTGCCGGTGAAGCGATCATGGCGCACCGATTCAAGGAATATCAGCCTCTAAAAGGTGGAATTCCTCAGCGCCAGAATGGTTCTTTGGTTTCCATGGAAAAAGGAAAAGCAATTCCTTACTCCATCGATAAACTCCAGGACAGAGGCAAGTTTTTTGTTGATCCGGGGGAAGATATTTACGAAGGTCAGGTTATTGGTGAGAACTCGCGCCAGGATGATATGGTGGTGAATATTACCAAAACTAAAAAACTTTCAAACGTGCGTTCTTCAGGGGCTGATGAAAAAGCGAAGATCGTTCCTGCAATTAAATTTTCACTGGAAGAGGCGCTTGAATATATTCAGAAAGATGAATATGTTGAGGTGACTCCACATTTCCTGCGGTTGAGAAAAATTCTTCTTACCGAAAATGAACGTAAAAGATCAAAATCGATATAA